Genomic segment of Thermogemmatispora onikobensis:
GCATCGGCACAGGCTTCAGCATATTCGCTGTAGCGGCGGTCAAAGAAGCTATGGGGAGCTCCTTCATAGATATGGATCTGGTGCTCAAGACTGCGCCGGCGCAGTTTTTCCTCTAGCTCGTGAACCTGGCTGACAGGTATACCCTGATCAGCCCCGCCAAAGAGACCGAGCAGTGGATACGCCAGTTGATCGGCCCGCTCCAGAGCTGTACCATTGCCTGCAATAGGTCGGCTCAGCCCCGCATAAAAGGCCACCAGGCCGGCAAAGCCGAAGGAGCGATCGCAGCCCGAGAGGATCGTTAAGCTGCCACCCATGCAGAAGCCAACGGGGTAGGTCGCTCCTTCGGCGCTGGCATGGCTACGCAGGTAGTCAAGAGCTGCCCTCACATCCAGAAAAAAGTTCTCTAGTTTGAGTTGCTGGACATGGGGCCAGAATTCAAAAGAATCGTCACGCGCTGTTAATCCGGCAGTTCTCCCAAAATAGTCGAGCGCGATGGCGGCGATTCCTATGTCAGCAAAGCGCAGGGCTAGCTCTTTGTAGAATTGATGCAGGCCACGGACGTCAGGATAGATGATTACCTGCGCTCCCGTGGGGGCCGCAGGACGGGCAAAGTAGGCGGCAAAGCGGTTGCCATCTGCGGCAGTGAGAACCAGGTCTTCTCCCTGGGCTTGCCCATCCGCACCGTCTGGCACGGGTGGACGGGCATTGTCGTCGTAGCACATGGCTTGAGTAGCCTCCCTTGCTAATCTCTATTTCCTTGTCTTCCCTGATGATAGCGCATCGGGCAAGATTTGCAATGGGTCTTCAACCAGGCAAAGTGCGAGCAAACAATGGCTCTTGCCCCACTGAGCCAGGTGGGGCTGACGGCCTCCACTCATCCTGGCTGGTCGGCGCCATTCCGTACGGCCAGACCGACCCGGCCCCGCCCGGCAGCGCGAGGGGCCTCTCGATCTGGCCGCCTCTCCGGCAGCAAGGCCCCCAGAATGATCAGGAATAGACAGGCGATGAGGACGGGAAGAAAGGCAAGGGCCGGCAGTCCGAAATGATCCCACAGGGCTCCGCCAATGAGTGGCCCGATGAAGGCCACTGCATAGGTGAGCGAGAGGGTCATGCCGGTCAGCCGGGCAACTTCACCAGGCGAGGCCAGCAAGGCGGGCAGCGCTACCCCGAGGGTGAAGACGAGGGCCGAGCCAGCACCAATGAGGGCCGCCCAGAAGACTCCCAGCCCGACAGGCGAGAGGAGCCAACCAATCAGCGAGACCGCACAAACTACGCCCGCCCCAATAAAGGGCCAGCGCCTCCCCGCCAGCCGCTGGGCAAAGAGGGTGACCACCAGACTCGATGGCAGTTGGGCAGTGTTGAAAACGCCTAGCACCAGGGGAGTGGCGGCTGCTCGCTGGAGAGCCGTGTTATAGGGGGCAATCCAGGCATTCATGCCGAAATAGATCAGGCTTCCTCCGCCAAGTAAGATGCCCAGATGCCAGGCGTTGACACGCCGCCCTTGCTTTGCTCTTGCAGGACGAGCCTCTCCTTCCTGCAGTGACGGCGGGGCCGCTTCTAGCTGGGGCCCCTCCGGCAGCTCCCGACGCTGGCCGGTCTCTGCACGTGGCGCGAGTAGAAGCCAGCCTACCAGCAGGACGAGCGCCGGCACCCCCCAGAAAATAAAGGTGGCTCGCCAGTTGCCAGGACCAAAGAAGCGCTGCATGAGGGGAACAGTCAGTCCAGCAGCCAGCGCCTCCCCAATGATTAGACCATCGCTAAAGAGGGCCGTTACGAGACCAACAGAGCGCGGGAACCAGTGACGCGCCAGGGGCGGGACGGCTGTCTGAGCAAGCACAATGCCGAGACAGAGCAATAGAGTAAAGCAAAAGAGCGTCACCGCCGACGGCCACAAGGCCCGCAGGATCGCCCCTATACCCAGCAGAAGCAGACCAATGGCGACGCAGGCCCGCTCTCCGAGACGCTCGACGACTAGACCAAGCGACCAGGCGCTCACACCAAGAGTCAGCGGCGGGAGCGCTGTCAACAGGCCCACTTCGAAATAAGAGAGCGCCAGATCATGCTGTACCAGCGGTAGCACTGGAGGGACTCCCAGAATGATGGATCGGAGATTAAACCCAACCAGGGTCAGTAGGCCGCAACAGAGAATCATGCGCCAGTTGGAGATGGAACGGATCTCTGCATCAGCTGATACCTGTTTCAATGCTCTGCTCCAGAGATGAGGTTTGAGGGGAAAAGGAGATGAAACGTGCTTCCATCGTGAGCGGCTGCCCTCTCATTATAGGTCGCCTGTCCCCCGGATCGCAAACCTTGTTTTTTGACAAAGGATGCTACCCTACTGGAGTCAACAGCGACTGAGCGCGAGGCCACTAGCCGAAGAGAGGGTAGGAGGCCGCTGAGTCCAGCCGAGCGAAAGATCGTTTCTCTGCTCTCCTTATCTTACTGGGCATACGTACAAGAGCATAAAATAAGGGGCGCGGGGGACAGCAACGCAGTGGTGGGGAACAAAACGACCATCACCGAGCCTTCGACGAGCAGGCCATCTTGTCTTGACACTGTCTATCGGCTCTTTCCTCGTATAAACCAGGAGAGCAGAAAGGGAAAAAGGCTGAGTATGAATAGCCTGACGCTCAAAAGAGCGGCTTTTCGCTTCGTGTTACTGATCGGTATTTTGAGCTTCTTTGCGGACTTCACTTATGAAGGGGCCAGGGGCATTCTCGGTCCTTATCTGGCACTGCTCGGGGCTGGAGCCGCCTTGATTGGGGCCGTAACCGGGCTGGGTGAGCTACTTGGCTACGGTCTGCGCCTCGTCTCTGGTCCTCTGAGCGATCGTACTGGCAAATACTGGCCGGTGACAATTGTGGGCTATGTGGTACAGATGGCCTCGGTTCCTCTGCTAGCTGTAGCGGGTAGCTGGCCATTGGCCGCTTTATTGATCATTCTCGAACGGGCCGGTAAGGCGATCCGTAATCCACCGCGAGACGTCATGCTCTCACAGGCCGCCCACGAGATGGGCTATGGCTGGGCCTTTGGTTTTCACGAGGCCCTCGATCAGTTTGGGGCCTTGCTGGGACCACTCGCAGTGGCTGCGGTACTGGCCTGGCAGGGGAACTACCGCCTGGCCTTTGCCTCGCTGGCAATCAGTGCAGCGCTGACCCTGCTACTCCTCTTGCTGGCGCGTCTGCTCTACCCCCGCCCTCACGAGCTGGCACCCGCCGCTCCGGTGGCCGCCCGCCAAGAGCTGTCGGCTACGTACTGGATCTATCTGGTCGGGGCTGTTCTGGTAGCGGCTGGCTTCGCCGATTTCCCTTTGATTGCCTATCATTTCACCCGCGCCTCCAGTGTCCCCTCCACCCTGGTTCCGGTCTTCTATGCCATTGCGATGGGAAGCAGTGGCATAGGCTCACTGCTGTGTGGACGGCTCTTCGATCGTCTGGGGATGGGCATTCTGATTCCTTTGACAGCGCTGGCAGCTCTGTTTGCCCCCCTGGTGTTCCTGGGGGGCTTCTGGCTGGCACTGCTCGGCGTGGTCCTCTGGGGTCTCGGCATGGGCGTGCACGAGTCGCTTATTCCCGCCGCGGTGGCCCTGATGGTTCCTGGCCACCGCCGGGCTTCTGCTTACGGTATCTTCACCGCAGGCTATGGTATCTGCTGGTTCCTGGGCAGCGCCCTGATCGGCCTGCTCTACAGCCTGGCGTTACCGCTCGCTATCATCTTTTGCTTGCTGGCTGAGCTGCTGGCCATTCCCTTTTTCGTGATCGCCAGTCGCCAGCTGCAGCAAATCTCCCGCAAAGCCTGAAACCTTCGCAGGTGCTACTGCTTACCCAACTGGTGTTCACCCCTCCACCAGCTCAGACGAGTAGCGGCTAGAGGTCATCATCAAGCCTGGCCTCTAGCCCTTCGGCCTGCCAGCGCTTGAGATCAAGAGGAAGGCCGGCGATGAGGAAATAGGCCCGCGCAGCGGCTCTAGCCAGGCGCTGATTGACCAGACCCAGGAGGTCACGATAGCCTCGTCCCAGGGGGGAGAACGGCACAATGCCTAATCCTACTTCGTTAGAGACCACGATGAGCTGCTGATCAAGGCGCAGAGCGCGCGCTGCCTGCAGAAGCCGCTCAACTTCCCCAAGCACATGAGCCTCCAGCTCGGGGCTGACCGGGGCAATCTCTGATTCCGCTCGCCCCTGGGACAGCAAGAGGTTGCTGAGCCAAAGTGTCAGACAATCCAGCAGCAGCACATCAGCAACACTGGCAGCTTGCTGAATAGCCCAGCCCAGCCGCAGCGGCTCTTCAAAGGTATACCAGTCTCCAGGACGCTCGGCCCGATGCCGACGAATTCGCTCCACCATCTCCTGATCGCTCGCCGTTGCTGTGGCAATAAAAGCAACAGACCGCTTGCTGGTTGCCGCCAGACGTAGAGCGAAGCGGCTCTTGCCGCTGCGCGCCCCTCCCAAGATAAATGTCAGCTGGGCGATGATGGCTTCAGCTTCAGTATGTTCTCTGTTCACGTGAAACGCACTCCTTATCTTCATCTAAAGGGAAACATGCATCAGGAGGAAGAGGAGCAAGGCACATACTTCGCAGATTTCGCCAAAGGCCCCACAAATGTCGCCCGTGAGGCCACCGAGCGAACGGGTCACGGCCAGGCCCAGGCCAAGGATGAGAAGATTGCTCAGTAACCAGACAAAGAGACCGATGAGGTGAGCGAAGAGGAGGGCAATGAGTACAGAGCCGAGGCCAGCCAGGAGGAGACGACGCAGGGTCACTGCCTGATGGAAAGCAGCCCCCAGCCCATCGGGACGCGCCGCCGGGAAGAGGCCGCCAGCCAGCACCATTGCCCAACGCCCAAGGGTCGGCGCAACCAGGAGAGCCGCCAGCAAACTCCAGAAGGGGAGACTGGCCAGAATAGCGAAACGCAGCAACAATAGCGCAAAAGCACCCAACACACCAAAACTACCAACACGGCTATCATGCATGATTTCCAGACGGCGCTCGCGTCCAATGCCCCCAAAGAGACCATCGCAACTGTCCATGACTCCATCGAGGTGTAGGCCCCCCGTGAGCATGATCTCGGCCACGACCAGCAGCGCCGCCAGCACGAGGGCGGGAACGTGAGGGGCGAATAAGGTTGCGAGCAAGCAGAGAATGGCTCCGACGATCAGGCCGACAAGAGGGTAATAAACGCTCCCCACGATCAACGTGGCACGTTCCTCTTTGGTCCCCGCTAATAGGCGCCGTCCCGGTAACGGCAAGATGGTAAGGAAGAGAACTGCCGCGACAAGCTCAGCATATTGATTGCGGCAGAAACGACCCAGCCGGGTCCACGGTCGCCAGATGGCTTGCAAAGCCAGGCCGGATCGCGAATTATTGGAGTGTGTGTGCATACCATTGCCTCTCTTCGCTTGCAGACAGCATTGGCTAACCACAGGCTTAATTCAGCGGGTCAAGCATGGATAAGCAGCTAAACGATTAACGCTGGCTTTTACCAGTTTACCGCTCCCTGTCTGACCTATTATAATAGAAATTGTTCAATCTATTTGACCAGCGCAGCGATGCATTGCAGAGATGGACAGGCAGTGAAGCGAAGCAAAGGAGACAGCGCCCAGGCCAGGTGTTGCCGTTGGCGGGCAGCCCTGGAAGGGGAGGTCAGGCAAGGACAGGCTGACCGTGCTGTGCGACTAGGTTATCGCCTGGTCCATCTCGCGCTCTCCGCGTCCGCCTCGGGCCAGGCGCAGCGCCAGTCATCTTGTTACGCCGGTGCTGACAGCTCCAGCGCCACCCGGAGAACCCAACGATGGGGGAGAAGCCATGACTCGCCTTTTCAGCTACCTCCACCTCCCGCGGCGCTATCTTGCGCACACGGGACACGACTCGTCCTTTCAGTCCCGGAGCAGCGCAGTGCGCTCGCCGTTGCCGACTGCCCTTCTCTCGCTACTTCTCGCTCTCTTCTGCTCGCCAGGATTGCTGGCCTGTGGTGGGACCGCGAGCAGTAGCAACACCTTGCTCTTTGGGGCTCCGCTTTCGCTCACGGGGTCCACTGCGACCGAAGGCCATCTTACTCTGGAAGGCTACCAGCTTTGGGTGAAAGAGGTCAATGCCCACGGCGGCATTAAAGTGGGGAACACCACCTACCAGGTCGCGCTCAAGTACTATGATGATGGCAGCAGTCCCACCCGGAGCGCTCAACTCACGCAGCAATTAATTACCGCTGATAAGGTCAATTTCCTCCTTGGCCCCTATGGCACATCGGCCACCCTGCAGGATGAAGCTATCGCTGAACGCTACAAGATCCCCATGGTCGAAGCCAACGGCGCCGCCAAAGCGATTTTCTCTCGTGGCTTCCACTACATTTTCGGCGTGCTCAGCCCGGCTTCCGAATACGCCAAGGTCATGTTGGAAGCAGCCCTGAGCCTGCCCAATCCGCCGAAGACGGTGGCGATTATTTCGGCCAATGACTCCTTCTCTGAGGAGGTGGCCACCGCCGCCCGCGACTTCGCCCGCAGTCAGGGCATAGAGGTCGTGTACTACCAGACCTATCCATCAGGGGCTACCGACCTGACAGGAGTACTGACGGCCTTGAAAACTTCAGCCCACGGCGGTGTCCCCGACATGCTGCTTGGCTCGGGCCATGAAAGTGAAGCCGTAACGACCATGAAGGAATGCAAGCAGCTCAATATCAATGCCAAACTCTATGCCTTCACGGTTGGTCCCGCTACCCCTGACTTCATCACTTCGCTCGGACCCGACGCGAACTACGTCCTGGGGTCTTCACAGTGGACCCCCCAGGAGCACTACCAGGGCATCGACTTCTTTGGGACTCCGGCCAACTATGAGCGGATCTACAAGCAGACCTTCGGCCATGAACCCTCCTATCAGTCTGCCGAGTCCACCGCCGCTGGCCTGGCCTTCCAGTACGCGATCCAGAATGCTGGTTCAATCGACCCTCAGAAGGTACGCGATGCCCTGGCCCGGCTCAATATTATGACCTTCTATGGTGTCATTCGTTTCGATGCCACCGGAGCCAATACGTTTAAGCCGATGGCTACTATCCAGATCCAGAATGGCCAGGTGGCGACCGTCTACCCGAAGGAGGTCGCTAACGCGCAGCTGCTCTATCCAACTCCTCCTTTTTCTCAGCGCTAGCGTTCCTCACGAGTTCGCTGAGCAAGAGTGAGAACGAGAAAGGAGAACGCTGCCCCGGGTCCGCCACTACCAGTCAATGAGGGGCAGAGCGATGCTGGCTTTAGCTGTCGGAAGCCTGCCTGTGCGCAGGCTTCCCTTTCATAGAGAGGTATCTGCGATGCTGATTGTGCAGGTAATTGTGAACTGGCTGCTGTTGGGCAGTCTCTACGCCGCGGTAGCCCTGGGCTTTTCGCTGGTGTGGGGGATCATGAATATCGTCAATCTCGCCCACGGCGCTTTCATCCTGGTCGGGGCCTATACTGCCTACTGGGCCTTTACGCAGCTGCACATCGATCCGTTTCTCGGCCTCCCTTTGACCATGCTGCTGCTCTTCTGCCTGGGCTGGGTCGTGCAATATGTGGCGATTAATCGCGTTATTCGTGCACCTTTTCTGATGACGTTCCTGCTCACTTTCGGCCTCGATCTGCTCATTGCCGACGTGGTCCAGCTCTTGTTTACCAGTGACCGGCGCTCGATTAATACCGCGTACAGTGGCTTTGGCCTGACGCTGGGGGCTCTGCACATTCCTTTTGATCGTCTGCTAGCCGCTCTGATCGCCGTGCTCCTGACAGCCGCCCTGAGCCTCTTTCTACAACGTACTCGCACGGGGAACGCTATTCTGGCCACCGGTATGGATCGCGACGCAGCACGCCTGATGGGCATCCGCATTGACCGCATCTACGCCCTCACCTTTGGCCTTGGGGCGGCTCTGGCCGGTGCGGCAGGGGCTATGCTGGTTGAGCTGTATCCCTTTGACCCGTCACAAGGGGGCGTTTTCACGCTGCGAGCCTTCGTCATTGTCGTGCTCGGGGGCTTGGGAACCCCCTGGGGCGCCCTCGCTGGTGGGCTGGTCTTTGGCCTGGCCGAAACGGTTGTTCCTTTGCTCCCAGGCATCGGCCCCGGCTATGATGACGCCATTGCCTTCGCCCTGATGGTCTTGGTGCTGATCATCCGTCCGCGCGGTATTCTGGGCAAGGCCTTCTACGCTTGAACGACGATGACGGTGAGCTAAAGGCAAGAAGGAGAGACACGATGTCTGGACCGAGGCGTAAGCCTTCAACGTCGCCCACTACTACTACCTCTGAGCCGACAGCAGAGCAGCAGCCAGCCCAGCCAAGGCCAGGCACTCGCTGGCTCTGGTCGCTGCTGACGGGCTTGATGATCCTGGCTCTGGCGGCCCTGATTCCGCTGAGCGGCGACGCCGCTACACTCCATACCTGGACCTTGATTTTGATGTTCGCCGCCCTTGCTCAAAGTTGGAATTTCCTGGGCGGCTTCACCGGCTATGCCTCTTTTGGGAACGTTTTCTTTTTCGGCGTCGGCGCCTATAGCACCGGCTTGCTGGTGCTGGCTGGTCAGCCATTCTGGCTCGGGCTAGTGGCCGGAGCCGTGATCGCCGGTTTGCTGGCCTTTCTGCTTGGTTTACCCGTTCTGCGCCTGCGGGGACACTATTTCGCTATCGCGACACTAGGGATCGCCGAAGCTACGCGCGAACTCGTCGCCATTCGCAACCTTGGTGGCAGCGGCGGCGAGGTTGAGCTGCCTCTGCCAGCCCTCTCCGATGCCGCTTTTTACTTCCTTTTTTGGTTGCTGGCTCTGGCATGTTTCCTGCTGACTGCCTATCTGGCGCGTAGCAAACCCGGCTATGCGCTGATCGCCATTCGCGAGAGCGAAGAGACCGCTGAGGCAATGGGAATTCCGACTTACTGGTATAAGATAGGGGCCTTTGTGCTCAGCGCTGTGCCCACAGCCCTCGCTGGCGGCCTCTACGCCTACTGGTCGACCGGCTTTGACCCGCCGACAGTCTTTGATGTCGGCATTTCGGTGGAGATGGTCCTCTTGACCGTGCTCGGTGGAGCAGGGACGCTGCTCGGTCCCCTCATCAGCGCCATTCTGTTCGAGCTACTCTCGTTCCAGTTTCAAATCAGTGGCTCGGCGTTCCACAACTCGCTGTTGGGCCTGACGATTGCGATTGTCACCATATTCATTCCCCAGGGCCTGGTGGGCCTCGTGCAGGAATTTTTCCGCCCGCTGGCCCCTGGGGTAAGCCGCCGGCAGTTGCTGGTAGAAGGAGTGCGACGTGTCCGACGTGTTATCGCCGCCAACGGTGTCTGAGCCAGCAGGCACAGGAAGACAGCAGGAGCCGCAGCCATTGCTAGAGCTGCGGGGCGTGAGCAAGTTCTTCGACGGACTCCCCGCCGTCAAGCAGCTCGACTTTGCCGTCCGGCGCGGCGAGATTGTAGGCATTATCGGCCCCAACGGCGCCGGCAAGACTACCATGATCGGCCTGATCAGCGGCTCACTGCCCTTGAGCAGCGGACAGATTCGTTACCGCAGCCAGGATATCAGTCGCCTGCCTCCTCACCGACGGGCCTCTTTAGGCATTGCCCGCACCTTTCAGGTAACTCAGCCGTTCAAGGGCCTGAGCGTACACGAAAACGTGATGATCGGCGCCCTCTTCGGACGACGTGGTCTCAAACAGATAGCAGCGCGCGAGGTTGCGGAGACGGTGCTGGAGCGCGTCGGCCTGGCGGCCAAGGCCCATTTCCGGGCGGATCAGCTCACGGTCGCCGATCGCAAGCGGTTGGAGCTGGCCCGCGCTCTGGCACTGGAGCCAGAGCTGCTGCTGCTCGACGAGGTGATGGCCGGCCTGACGCCTACCGAGGTGGAACAAGCGATCACGCTGATTCGAGCCATCCACGCTAGCGGGGTAACTGTGCTGGTCATTGAGCATGTGATGCAGGCAATCATGGGGCTGTCGCAGCGCATCATGGTCTTGCATCAGGGCAGCAAGATCGCTGAGGGCCCCCCAGAACAGGTCTTGACAGATCAGCGCGTCATCGAAGCCTACCTGGGTGAGCGCTACGCGCGCACGCAGCAGGCTCGTCTGGGTACAGCACGCCCGGTCCCCCAAAGGGATGAGAAGGAGGAGTAGGGATGCAGCTACCGGAGCCACGTTCAGGATCGGGCGCTTCGAGCGCCCACATGGAACCCACTTCCCGACAGGGCGCAGCGGCTCCCCATTTAGACCCGGAGCTCCGTCAGGCACTGCTGGAAGTAGAGCACCTGGAGAGCGGTTACGATGAAACGCGCGTGTTGTGGGATGTTTCACTGGAAGTGCACCGCGGCGAACTGGTGGCCCTGGTCGGCGCCAATGGCGCAGGAAAGTCGACCTTGCTGGCCACCCTCTCGGGCCTCTTACCAGCCTGGGCAGGCCACATTCGCTTCGCCGGATATGATGTTACCCACCGACGAGCCGAGGAGATCGTCCGGCTGGGCCTGAGCCACGTCCCCCAGGGCCGGCGCCTCTTCAGTGCACTGACCGTGGAGGAAAACCTCTTGCTCGGGGCCTATACCAGGCGCGCTGGCTCACAGCAGGCCATCAAACAGGAGCTGGAGGAAGTCTATACGCTTCTGCCAAAGCTCCGCGAGCGCCGCCGCCAGTTGGCTGGCTCGCTCTCGGGCGGCGAGCAACAGATGTGCGCTATTGGCCGCGGCTTAATGAGCCACCCTGAGCTGTTGCTGATCGATGAGCTTTCACTGGGCCTGGCTCCCCAGGTTGTGGATGATCTGCTCAGCGCGCTCGATGCCATCCATCGCGAGAAGGGACTGAGCCTTCTGTTGGTCGAACAGGACGTGCAGATTGCTCTGGAGCGAGCTGACCGCGCTTATGTCCTTGAAAACGGCCATATTGTCCTTGAAGGAACAGGCAGCGAGCTGCTGCAAAACGAGCGCGTGCGCACCGCCTACCTGGGAGCCTGAGCGCCAGACGAGCTCGCTTCTGTCGCTCCCTCAGCGCGCCCACCTTCGGGCAGTGACGCCGGCGTAGCCTTGCCCTCTTGACATGAAAGCGGTTTCATATTATGCTTACGTAGAAAGCGATGAAACCGCTTTCATCCTGAAGGCCATGAGAGGGGGGCAATGGAAGGTGTTGAAGAGAGAGAAGAGGATAAACCTGGGAATGCAGCAGGGAGGGAGCAGGCAGTATGAAGCCAAAGGTGACGATTGAGGATATTGCTCGGCTGGCAGGTGTATCGAAGGCCACAGTTTCGCGGGTGCTCAACGAGCGCAGCAATGTGAAGGCAGAGACACGCGAGCGAGTGCTGCGTGTCATGCACGAACAAGGTTTCGTACCCAGCCTGGCAGCTGCGGGGCTGGCCGGAGGAAGGAGCCGACTGGTAGGAGTGTTGGCTCCGCCTTTGACACAGCCGACCGTTCCTGAGATCCTGCGCGGCGTGGCCGAAGCGATCGAGCACACCGACTATGAGATTGTCCTCTACAGTACGAATGCTGGCCAGAGTCCAACGACGATTGTCAACCGCATTTTGGCGCTGGGGCTGACCTCCTGCCTGCTAGTCATTCAACCAGGACCGCTGACCCCGCGCCTGCTGCAGCTCGCCTCTCAGGGCTTGCCGGTGGTTGTGATCGACGACCAGGGACCTTCGCCGGAGCTACCGTCGGTCGGCATTGACAACTGCGTCAGTGCCTATCAGGCCACTCTGCACCTGATCCGCCTCGGCTACCGGCGCATCGCTCACCTGCAAGGTCCCACCGAATTTCGCTGCGCGCAGGAGCGCTACCAGGGCTATCGCCAGGCCCTCGATGACGCCGGTCTTCCTTTTGATCCGGCCCTGGTCTTCAACGGCACCTTCGAGACGAGCAGTGGACGAACCTGCGCTGCAGCTCTGGCTGCGCTACCACCTGCGGAGCGTCCCGAGGCTCTCTTCATCGCCAATGATCAGATGGCCTTCGGTTTCTTGAGTGCCGCTGAGGCCCTGGGCCTGCGCATTCCCCAGGATCTTGCTGTCGTTGGCTTCGACGATATTCCCCTCTCGGCGCATGTGAGGCCAACATTGACGACCATCAAGCAGCCATTCTATGAGATGGGGCGTAACGCTGTCGAGCTGCTGCTCTCGCTGCTGCATGGGCAGTCATGGCAGCCCACCACTGGCACGGAGGGTGGATATCAGCCTCCCATCCGCATCCAGCTTCCCACTCGCCTGGTGATTCGCGAGTCGTGCGGAGCATTGACTTTGCATCGTCGACAGGAACAAGAACATTCTTTGAGCGATGAATGAGCGAGTGCGCGAGTGCAGTCCGAGCGACAGCCAGGCCAGGTTTCTACAGGGATATGACCGGTATTACCTGCCATCCTGGTGAGACTGATCCTGTTGTCCTTCTCAAACGATGAGAGGTTGATGATACCTCTCAGAGAGAGAGGAGTACCACCGCAGTGAGGCGTTAGCGCTGTTCCAGCTGGCCATAAGCAAGCAGACATTCCTGAGCACGTGAGAGAGCGAGTGAGCGAGCAAGCGACGAGAAGGCAATGATGGCTCTCCGGTGCTTCTCTCTCTCACCTGCTTATTACCCCTTCAGCTTAGTAGGGATGCTTCTTCTCGCCTGGAAAGCAGACATGGACGTGAGTTTGACAGGCAGGGATGCCGCAGGGGTAATCGCCATCACTCACCGATGGGGCGACTGCACTTGCGGTCGCCCCATCTTTATTCAAACTTTGTCTGCTTACCTTGCGTCGCCGGAGCCAGGGGGAAGTATCAGCTAGCCTCGCTCAGCCTGGGCCTGTGCACGGGCGAGCCGAGTTTTCAGGCAATATACTCTGATAGAGAATTGAACGATCTCTATCTGTTCGACATTCTATCAGCAGCATCGGGGGAGACAGAGACAACACCTATGGCAGCCACAGCGATACAGCCGGTCGCAGCCCGGCCCGAACTATACTATTCCGGCAAGCGGCTCCTCGCCGCTCCATCTGAACAAGGAGGATTAATGGGTCAACCAGCGCGTACAGCTCCTGCTATCCAGCACCATCCAGAGGCTCTGGAGGTCAGCGCCAGTTTTCCGCCCGATTTCTTATGGGGAGTGGCCACGTCAGCTTATCAGATTGAGGGTGCGGCCTATGAGGATGGACGCGGTCCTTCTATCTGGGACGCTTTCTCAGGGACCCCTGGCAAGACCTACCAGGGCGACACCGGTGATATCGCCGCCGACCATTATCACCGTATGGAGGAGGATGTCGCTCTGATGGCCCGTCTGGGCATCGGGGCCTACCGCTTCTCGATCTCCTGGCCGCGGGTGCTCCCCCAGGGCAAAGGTTCAGTCAACAGCCGTGGTCTTGATTTCTATGAGCGCCTTGTTGATTGCTTGCTCGCTCACGAGATCACGCCGCTGATTACACTGTTCCACTGGGACCTGCCCCTGGCGCTCCAGGGAGATGGTGGCTGGCTTAACCGCGAGACGGCTCTGGCCTTTGCCGACTATGCAGAGATTGTGGCCCGTCGCCTGGGCGACCGCGTACGCTGGTGGGCAACGCTCAATGAACCCTGGTGCAGCGCCTATCTTGGTCATGGTTCTGGCGAGCACGCCCCGGGCCTGCGCGACCTCCAGGCTGCTATTATCGCCGGTCACCATCTGCTGCTGGCCCATGCTCTGGCCTTGCCACGTCTGCGCACCCATACTCGCAGCGACGCACAACTGGGCATTGTTTTGAACTTCACCCCCGTCTATCCAGCCGATGAGCGGCCCGAGACCCAGGAAAGTG
This window contains:
- a CDS encoding dienelactone hydrolase family protein, which produces MCYDDNARPPVPDGADGQAQGEDLVLTAADGNRFAAYFARPAAPTGAQVIIYPDVRGLHQFYKELALRFADIGIAAIALDYFGRTAGLTARDDSFEFWPHVQQLKLENFFLDVRAALDYLRSHASAEGATYPVGFCMGGSLTILSGCDRSFGFAGLVAFYAGLSRPIAGNGTALERADQLAYPLLGLFGGADQGIPVSQVHELEEKLRRRSLEHQIHIYEGAPHSFFDRRYSEYAEACADAWQRVRDFIAAHSHNRT
- a CDS encoding MFS transporter gives rise to the protein MKQVSADAEIRSISNWRMILCCGLLTLVGFNLRSIILGVPPVLPLVQHDLALSYFEVGLLTALPPLTLGVSAWSLGLVVERLGERACVAIGLLLLGIGAILRALWPSAVTLFCFTLLLCLGIVLAQTAVPPLARHWFPRSVGLVTALFSDGLIIGEALAAGLTVPLMQRFFGPGNWRATFIFWGVPALVLLVGWLLLAPRAETGQRRELPEGPQLEAAPPSLQEGEARPARAKQGRRVNAWHLGILLGGGSLIYFGMNAWIAPYNTALQRAAATPLVLGVFNTAQLPSSLVVTLFAQRLAGRRWPFIGAGVVCAVSLIGWLLSPVGLGVFWAALIGAGSALVFTLGVALPALLASPGEVARLTGMTLSLTYAVAFIGPLIGGALWDHFGLPALAFLPVLIACLFLIILGALLPERRPDREAPRAAGRGRVGLAVRNGADQPG
- a CDS encoding MFS transporter → MNSLTLKRAAFRFVLLIGILSFFADFTYEGARGILGPYLALLGAGAALIGAVTGLGELLGYGLRLVSGPLSDRTGKYWPVTIVGYVVQMASVPLLAVAGSWPLAALLIILERAGKAIRNPPRDVMLSQAAHEMGYGWAFGFHEALDQFGALLGPLAVAAVLAWQGNYRLAFASLAISAALTLLLLLLARLLYPRPHELAPAAPVAARQELSATYWIYLVGAVLVAAGFADFPLIAYHFTRASSVPSTLVPVFYAIAMGSSGIGSLLCGRLFDRLGMGILIPLTALAALFAPLVFLGGFWLALLGVVLWGLGMGVHESLIPAAVALMVPGHRRASAYGIFTAGYGICWFLGSALIGLLYSLALPLAIIFCLLAELLAIPFFVIASRQLQQISRKA
- the cobU gene encoding bifunctional adenosylcobinamide kinase/adenosylcobinamide-phosphate guanylyltransferase, whose amino-acid sequence is MNREHTEAEAIIAQLTFILGGARSGKSRFALRLAATSKRSVAFIATATASDQEMVERIRRHRAERPGDWYTFEEPLRLGWAIQQAASVADVLLLDCLTLWLSNLLLSQGRAESEIAPVSPELEAHVLGEVERLLQAARALRLDQQLIVVSNEVGLGIVPFSPLGRGYRDLLGLVNQRLARAAARAYFLIAGLPLDLKRWQAEGLEARLDDDL
- the cobS gene encoding adenosylcobinamide-GDP ribazoletransferase translates to MHTHSNNSRSGLALQAIWRPWTRLGRFCRNQYAELVAAVLFLTILPLPGRRLLAGTKEERATLIVGSVYYPLVGLIVGAILCLLATLFAPHVPALVLAALLVVAEIMLTGGLHLDGVMDSCDGLFGGIGRERRLEIMHDSRVGSFGVLGAFALLLLRFAILASLPFWSLLAALLVAPTLGRWAMVLAGGLFPAARPDGLGAAFHQAVTLRRLLLAGLGSVLIALLFAHLIGLFVWLLSNLLILGLGLAVTRSLGGLTGDICGAFGEICEVCALLLFLLMHVSL
- a CDS encoding amino acid ABC transporter substrate-binding protein, with product MTRLFSYLHLPRRYLAHTGHDSSFQSRSSAVRSPLPTALLSLLLALFCSPGLLACGGTASSSNTLLFGAPLSLTGSTATEGHLTLEGYQLWVKEVNAHGGIKVGNTTYQVALKYYDDGSSPTRSAQLTQQLITADKVNFLLGPYGTSATLQDEAIAERYKIPMVEANGAAKAIFSRGFHYIFGVLSPASEYAKVMLEAALSLPNPPKTVAIISANDSFSEEVATAARDFARSQGIEVVYYQTYPSGATDLTGVLTALKTSAHGGVPDMLLGSGHESEAVTTMKECKQLNINAKLYAFTVGPATPDFITSLGPDANYVLGSSQWTPQEHYQGIDFFGTPANYERIYKQTFGHEPSYQSAESTAAGLAFQYAIQNAGSIDPQKVRDALARLNIMTFYGVIRFDATGANTFKPMATIQIQNGQVATVYPKEVANAQLLYPTPPFSQR